A window of the Desulfurobacteriaceae bacterium genome harbors these coding sequences:
- a CDS encoding secretin N-terminal domain-containing protein — MKGKYLIPLISMVFSLPSLGGTIKDISAIYDGSSLEILLKKEGSCDLQPIIKNSRRIDLKIRNCAITKPYFIGERGFVESVNIKPWENDTFVTILLKDKAKLQTEINENSIKLSLLSDKAPTFNISQNDKRLKLRIDLLENPVKVTYSRKGNNIIIKTIGLNFGNATIKSFKNPLIKRVLMEKDSIIVETKGFSVAEVIWRKEEKALEVSFLLSEKTKRIFSKKVKEKKKERQNEFVSFRFENADIRAVIKAIADVVGVNVIIDPEVKGKVSIDFSKKPVYWKDALDKVLKVKGFTFVEENGTVRVLPKVKEPIKLFVVHLKHVGAQYVADKLAELLSRKSIKVIIDDNLNYKDENKIFGKKEKGKRVQNITGQKTNSSKEEAKTSQDTKKDLKNETKLSRQLQEENKEVILADTKNNILILKVRESTYLELKKIIASLDALPKDVYTIKLKYLSPEKAIEALSVLGELEEKNITVKRWDPTKGKYVDEKKFIYTITLKGDQSKDKKVFGVITVDPRSNTLIYKGDPAGYQNVIRIVSEVDKPRKRIRIKAKIVQVESTAEKDVGISWGVSGYNYPSYYIEGSAGFNTQNLPGLVSSTENLANVFNIPTADNTLALGILNRAKTLRLNVALKALQLDGKAKIVSSPEILTLDNEQATITQGIEIPYIKTTSTSAGVTTDVEFRQASLILSVKPHITPDGQVLLDLEVRKDSPNYTITQITGNPNPAIDTRSAKAKVRIKAGDTIVIGGIYEKQINEDLSGVPVLSQIPLLGWLFKSKTTSVSTKKLLIFITPEVIE, encoded by the coding sequence ATGAAAGGTAAATACCTTATTCCGTTAATATCTATGGTATTCTCTCTTCCATCCTTAGGAGGAACAATAAAGGATATTAGTGCTATTTACGACGGAAGCAGTTTAGAGATTTTGCTTAAGAAGGAAGGGAGTTGCGACCTTCAACCGATAATAAAAAATTCTCGTAGAATAGATCTAAAGATAAGAAATTGTGCAATAACAAAACCTTACTTTATTGGAGAAAGGGGATTTGTTGAGTCTGTAAATATTAAACCGTGGGAAAATGATACATTTGTAACAATCCTTTTAAAAGATAAAGCGAAACTCCAAACAGAGATAAATGAGAATTCCATAAAGTTATCATTGCTTTCAGATAAAGCACCAACCTTCAACATATCCCAAAACGATAAAAGACTAAAGTTACGAATAGACTTGTTGGAGAACCCTGTTAAAGTTACCTATTCCCGTAAAGGTAACAACATAATCATTAAAACCATAGGATTGAACTTTGGAAACGCTACCATAAAAAGCTTCAAAAATCCTTTGATAAAGAGAGTTTTAATGGAAAAAGACTCTATAATTGTTGAAACAAAGGGATTCTCAGTGGCGGAGGTTATCTGGAGAAAAGAGGAAAAGGCTTTAGAAGTTAGCTTCCTGTTGAGCGAAAAAACAAAAAGAATATTTTCTAAGAAAGTAAAAGAAAAGAAAAAAGAAAGACAAAATGAATTTGTATCCTTTAGATTCGAGAATGCAGATATAAGAGCTGTAATAAAGGCAATAGCAGATGTTGTAGGAGTAAACGTTATTATTGACCCAGAAGTTAAAGGGAAAGTAAGTATCGATTTCTCGAAAAAACCTGTTTATTGGAAAGATGCACTTGATAAAGTTCTAAAGGTAAAAGGTTTCACGTTTGTTGAAGAAAATGGAACGGTGAGAGTTCTTCCTAAGGTGAAAGAGCCTATTAAGTTGTTCGTTGTTCACTTGAAACACGTAGGAGCACAATATGTAGCTGATAAACTTGCGGAGCTTTTGTCTAGAAAGTCAATAAAGGTTATAATAGATGATAATCTTAACTACAAGGATGAAAACAAGATTTTTGGTAAAAAAGAAAAGGGAAAAAGAGTTCAAAATATAACTGGACAAAAAACAAATTCTTCTAAGGAAGAAGCGAAGACTTCTCAGGATACTAAAAAAGACTTAAAAAATGAAACTAAACTTTCACGACAGTTGCAAGAAGAAAATAAGGAAGTTATTCTTGCAGATACCAAAAACAACATTTTGATTTTAAAAGTTAGAGAGTCAACATACCTTGAACTTAAAAAGATAATAGCTTCTTTAGATGCACTACCTAAAGATGTTTACACTATTAAGCTTAAGTACTTATCTCCAGAAAAGGCAATAGAAGCCCTATCCGTTCTTGGAGAACTTGAAGAGAAAAATATTACAGTAAAACGTTGGGATCCAACGAAAGGCAAATATGTGGACGAAAAGAAGTTTATTTATACAATCACTTTAAAGGGTGATCAATCAAAAGATAAGAAGGTTTTTGGAGTTATCACAGTAGATCCCAGAAGTAATACTCTAATTTATAAAGGAGATCCTGCAGGTTATCAAAATGTAATAAGGATAGTAAGCGAAGTAGATAAACCTAGAAAAAGGATAAGAATAAAAGCAAAGATAGTCCAAGTAGAATCCACAGCTGAGAAAGATGTAGGTATATCTTGGGGAGTCAGTGGTTACAATTATCCATCCTACTACATAGAAGGAAGTGCTGGTTTCAATACTCAGAATCTACCTGGATTAGTTTCTTCAACTGAGAATTTAGCAAACGTCTTTAACATTCCTACTGCAGATAATACTTTAGCTTTAGGAATTTTGAATAGAGCAAAAACTCTGAGACTAAACGTTGCCTTAAAAGCACTACAGCTTGATGGAAAAGCTAAAATAGTTTCTTCTCCAGAAATATTGACTCTTGACAATGAGCAAGCAACAATTACTCAAGGTATAGAAATACCATACATAAAAACAACTTCTACTTCTGCGGGAGTAACTACAGATGTAGAGTTTAGACAAGCCTCCTTAATCCTTAGTGTCAAACCTCACATAACCCCAGATGGACAGGTTCTCTTGGATTTAGAAGTTAGAAAGGATTCTCCGAACTATACAATTACTCAAATCACTGGTAATCCTAACCCTGCAATAGATACAAGAAGTGCTAAGGCAAAAGTTAGGATAAAAGCTGGAGATACAATTGTGATAGGTGGTATATACGAAAAGCAAATAAACGAGGACTTGTCGGGAGTTCCCGTTCTTTCACAAATTCCTCTCTTAGGATGGTTGTTTAAATCAAAAACCACCTCTGTTTCAACTAAAAAACTCCTGATATTTATCACGCCTGAGGTTATAGAATAG